The following proteins are encoded in a genomic region of Pan troglodytes isolate AG18354 chromosome 2, NHGRI_mPanTro3-v2.0_pri, whole genome shotgun sequence:
- the CMSS1 gene encoding protein CMSS1 isoform X2: MHGEASDGEGEGDTEVMQQETVPVLVPSEKTKQPKECFLIQPKERKENTTKTRKRRKKKITDVLAKSEPKPGLPEDLQKLMKDYYSSRRSVIELEELNLPDSCFLKANDLTHSLSSYLKEICPKWVKLRKNHSEKKSVLMLIICSSAIRALELIRSMTAFRGDGKVIKLFAKHIKVQAQVKLLEKRVVHLGVGTPGRIKELVKQGGLNLNPLKFLVFDWNWRDQKLRRMMDIPEIRKEVFELLEMGVLSLCKSESLKLGLF, from the exons aaGCATCAGATGGTGAAGGAGAAGGAGACACAGAAGTGATGCAGCAGGAGACAGTTCCAGTTCTTGTACCTTCAGAGAAAACCAAACAG CCTAAAGAATGTTTTTTGATAcaaccaaaggaaagaaaagagaataccaCCAAgaccaggaaaagaagaaag AAGAAAATTACTGATGTTCTTGCAAAATCAGAACCAAAACCAGGGTTACCTGAAGACCTACAGAAGCTGATGAAGGACTATTATAGCAGCAGACGCTCGGTGATTGAATTAGAAGAACTGAACCTGCCAG ACTCCTGTTTCCTCAAGGCCAATGATTTGACTCACAGTCTTTCCTCATACCTAAAAGAAA TTTGTCCTAAGTGGGTAAAACTTAGGAAGAACCACAGTGAGAAGAAATCGGTCCTGATGCTGATCATCTGCAGCTCGGCCATCCGAGCCCTGGAGCTCATTAG GTCGATGACAGCATTCAGAGGAGATGGcaaagttataaaattatttgcaaagcACATAAAG GTCCAGGCACAGGTAAAGTTGCTGGAGAAGCGTGTGGTGCACCTGGGTGTAGGAACTCCGGGGAGAATTAAAGAACTTGTTAAACAAG GTGGCCTTAATTTGAACCCCTTAAAATTTCTGGTTTTTGACTGGAACTGGAGAGATCAGAAGTTGAGGAGAATGATGGACATTCCCGAG ATAAGAAAGGAGGTATTCGAACTTCTGGAAATGGGAGTGCTCAGTCTGTGCAAGTCAGAATCCTTGAAACTGGGCCTTTTCTAA
- the CMSS1 gene encoding protein CMSS1 isoform X1, with amino-acid sequence MADDLGDEWWENQPTGAGSSPEASDGEGEGDTEVMQQETVPVLVPSEKTKQPKECFLIQPKERKENTTKTRKRRKKKITDVLAKSEPKPGLPEDLQKLMKDYYSSRRSVIELEELNLPDSCFLKANDLTHSLSSYLKEICPKWVKLRKNHSEKKSVLMLIICSSAIRALELIRSMTAFRGDGKVIKLFAKHIKVQAQVKLLEKRVVHLGVGTPGRIKELVKQGGLNLNPLKFLVFDWNWRDQKLRRMMDIPEIRKEVFELLEMGVLSLCKSESLKLGLF; translated from the exons aaGCATCAGATGGTGAAGGAGAAGGAGACACAGAAGTGATGCAGCAGGAGACAGTTCCAGTTCTTGTACCTTCAGAGAAAACCAAACAG CCTAAAGAATGTTTTTTGATAcaaccaaaggaaagaaaagagaataccaCCAAgaccaggaaaagaagaaag AAGAAAATTACTGATGTTCTTGCAAAATCAGAACCAAAACCAGGGTTACCTGAAGACCTACAGAAGCTGATGAAGGACTATTATAGCAGCAGACGCTCGGTGATTGAATTAGAAGAACTGAACCTGCCAG ACTCCTGTTTCCTCAAGGCCAATGATTTGACTCACAGTCTTTCCTCATACCTAAAAGAAA TTTGTCCTAAGTGGGTAAAACTTAGGAAGAACCACAGTGAGAAGAAATCGGTCCTGATGCTGATCATCTGCAGCTCGGCCATCCGAGCCCTGGAGCTCATTAG GTCGATGACAGCATTCAGAGGAGATGGcaaagttataaaattatttgcaaagcACATAAAG GTCCAGGCACAGGTAAAGTTGCTGGAGAAGCGTGTGGTGCACCTGGGTGTAGGAACTCCGGGGAGAATTAAAGAACTTGTTAAACAAG GTGGCCTTAATTTGAACCCCTTAAAATTTCTGGTTTTTGACTGGAACTGGAGAGATCAGAAGTTGAGGAGAATGATGGACATTCCCGAG ATAAGAAAGGAGGTATTCGAACTTCTGGAAATGGGAGTGCTCAGTCTGTGCAAGTCAGAATCCTTGAAACTGGGCCTTTTCTAA
- the CMSS1 gene encoding protein CMSS1 isoform X3 — protein sequence MQQETVPVLVPSEKTKQPKECFLIQPKERKENTTKTRKRRKKKITDVLAKSEPKPGLPEDLQKLMKDYYSSRRSVIELEELNLPDSCFLKANDLTHSLSSYLKEICPKWVKLRKNHSEKKSVLMLIICSSAIRALELIRSMTAFRGDGKVIKLFAKHIKVQAQVKLLEKRVVHLGVGTPGRIKELVKQGGLNLNPLKFLVFDWNWRDQKLRRMMDIPEIRKEVFELLEMGVLSLCKSESLKLGLF from the exons ATGCAGCAGGAGACAGTTCCAGTTCTTGTACCTTCAGAGAAAACCAAACAG CCTAAAGAATGTTTTTTGATAcaaccaaaggaaagaaaagagaataccaCCAAgaccaggaaaagaagaaag AAGAAAATTACTGATGTTCTTGCAAAATCAGAACCAAAACCAGGGTTACCTGAAGACCTACAGAAGCTGATGAAGGACTATTATAGCAGCAGACGCTCGGTGATTGAATTAGAAGAACTGAACCTGCCAG ACTCCTGTTTCCTCAAGGCCAATGATTTGACTCACAGTCTTTCCTCATACCTAAAAGAAA TTTGTCCTAAGTGGGTAAAACTTAGGAAGAACCACAGTGAGAAGAAATCGGTCCTGATGCTGATCATCTGCAGCTCGGCCATCCGAGCCCTGGAGCTCATTAG GTCGATGACAGCATTCAGAGGAGATGGcaaagttataaaattatttgcaaagcACATAAAG GTCCAGGCACAGGTAAAGTTGCTGGAGAAGCGTGTGGTGCACCTGGGTGTAGGAACTCCGGGGAGAATTAAAGAACTTGTTAAACAAG GTGGCCTTAATTTGAACCCCTTAAAATTTCTGGTTTTTGACTGGAACTGGAGAGATCAGAAGTTGAGGAGAATGATGGACATTCCCGAG ATAAGAAAGGAGGTATTCGAACTTCTGGAAATGGGAGTGCTCAGTCTGTGCAAGTCAGAATCCTTGAAACTGGGCCTTTTCTAA